One Hyalangium gracile genomic window carries:
- a CDS encoding sigma-54-dependent transcriptional regulator, which yields MKGRVLIVDDDDHLCRLLVLKLKTMDFDAVFRTSGAAALTALESEEVDVVLTDLNMSGMGGLELCQRVASVRPDLPVVVLTAHGTFDSAVGALRAGAYDFAVKPPDMGALGMTLSRAVEHHRLREEVKRLRQVVAEGGQFAELLGSSPAMQRLFDLLGRVAQSESSVLIIGESGTGKEMVARALWSKGRRKDGPFIAVNCAAVPEQLLESELFGHAKGAFTDAKGARAGLFQQADGGTLFLDEIGDMPIHLQVKVLRALQERKVRPVGADAEVPVDLRLIAATNKDLESAISEGKFRQDLYFRLNVIQVDLPPLRARGADVLVLAQHFLRHFATRASKDVKGLSPEVAKALSGYSWPGNVRELQNCVERAVALTRNDHLVPDDLPERIRSFQPSHVVVASDDPSELVPMEEVERRYISRVMQAVGGNKTMAARILGLDRTTLYRKLERFALTGEGTEGAPEKPPSSRG from the coding sequence ATGAAAGGCCGCGTGCTCATCGTGGATGATGACGACCATCTGTGTCGTCTGCTCGTCCTCAAGCTCAAGACGATGGACTTCGACGCCGTCTTCCGCACCTCCGGCGCCGCGGCTCTCACCGCTCTGGAGTCCGAGGAGGTCGATGTCGTCCTCACCGACCTCAACATGTCCGGCATGGGCGGCCTGGAGCTCTGCCAGCGCGTGGCCTCCGTCCGCCCGGACCTGCCCGTCGTCGTCCTCACCGCGCACGGCACCTTCGACTCCGCCGTCGGCGCCCTTCGCGCGGGCGCCTATGACTTCGCCGTCAAGCCTCCCGACATGGGCGCCCTGGGCATGACGCTCTCTCGCGCCGTCGAGCACCACCGCCTCCGCGAGGAAGTCAAACGCCTGCGTCAGGTGGTGGCCGAAGGCGGCCAGTTCGCCGAGCTGCTCGGCTCCAGTCCCGCCATGCAGCGCCTGTTCGACCTGCTTGGCCGCGTCGCACAGTCCGAGTCCTCCGTCCTCATCATCGGCGAGAGCGGCACTGGCAAGGAGATGGTCGCCCGCGCCCTGTGGAGCAAGGGCCGACGCAAGGACGGTCCCTTCATCGCCGTCAACTGCGCCGCCGTCCCAGAGCAGCTCCTCGAGAGCGAGCTGTTCGGTCACGCCAAGGGCGCCTTCACCGACGCCAAGGGCGCTCGCGCCGGCCTCTTCCAGCAGGCCGACGGCGGCACCCTCTTCCTCGACGAGATTGGCGACATGCCCATCCACCTCCAGGTCAAGGTCCTTCGCGCCCTCCAGGAGCGCAAGGTCCGCCCAGTCGGTGCTGACGCCGAAGTCCCCGTCGACCTGCGCCTCATCGCCGCCACCAACAAGGACCTCGAGTCCGCCATCTCCGAGGGCAAGTTCCGACAGGACCTCTACTTCCGCCTCAACGTCATCCAGGTCGACCTGCCCCCTCTTCGCGCTCGCGGCGCCGACGTCCTCGTCCTGGCTCAGCACTTCCTTCGACACTTCGCCACCCGCGCCTCAAAGGACGTCAAGGGCCTGTCTCCCGAAGTCGCCAAGGCCCTCTCCGGATACTCCTGGCCGGGCAACGTCCGCGAGCTGCAGAACTGCGTCGAGCGCGCCGTCGCACTCACTCGCAACGACCACCTCGTCCCAGACGACCTCCCGGAGCGCATCCGCTCCTTCCAGCCCTCCCACGTCGTCGTCGCCAGCGATGACCCCTCCGAGCTCGTTCCCATGGAGGAAGTCGAGCGCCGCTACATCTCTCGCGTCATGCAGGCCGTCGGCGGCAACAAGACCATGGCCGCTCGCATCCTCGGCCTCGATCGCACCACCCTCTACCGTAAGCTCGAGCGCTTCGCCCTCACCGGGGAAGGCACGGAGGGCGCTCCCGAAAAGCCTCCGTCCTCGCGCGGCTGA
- a CDS encoding fimbria/pilus outer membrane usher protein produces MRFLPLPQRVQRSPHAWTGLEGGCSRLLLVLLMLLPLASVGAGAGTRAVLVLELNHSLRDEVFPVLREDDVLLPVEDLQRAQVDVKALGGSRETLEGKAYVSLRSLSPSVTYEVDEERAQLNLTLPPELLPLTRVDLRSSLRPARFQLNQGASAFMNYGASLRGRQLTLSTETAAGIGELLVSTTAFWRPGSRPVRGLSRLTVDKPGQMLRTVVGDDQVGSGLLGGGAVIGGLHLSRNFELDPYFLQTPSAHFSGSVATPSTVDVFVNGNRIRHAELPPGPFELANLPLTRGQVGTRYVLRDAFGRERLVESLEYVSAGLLAPGVSAFNLSLGLRRRELATESFHYGGPAFLGRYRRGLSPRLTGGLRLELARGLASGGATASFGLPIGELELAVAGSIEENRPGVAGSVSYGYVTGRLGLQAFLRGMSRSYATLSLASAYDRPLLNASTHVSVSLNQSFRLGGEFSTAVYRDVGAQSRAALIGTLRLSDTSTLTLSGGALHRKVSGTEFTSLLTVHFMLGAHTTGSVSGRKDAASPSAGVEVSSTIPNETGFGYRVRAEAAAHPWGEAMASYQGTMGRYSAGLEWIQGALTPTAELAGSVVAVGGQLMLARPIDQGFALVRVPGLSGARVFLNNREVAQTDQQGNALIPNLLPYHGNRLSISDQDVPEDFGVPNLEMLVAPYSRRGAAVVFPTRRIRPIRGIVALHGTDASVLAYGDLTLEVGSEVLRSPIGSKGEFELEGVPTGTHEARITYAGGVCRARLEIPATEGKLIELDVVPCVSQSGDD; encoded by the coding sequence ATGCGCTTCCTCCCTCTCCCACAGCGCGTGCAGCGGTCGCCTCATGCCTGGACGGGCCTCGAGGGCGGATGCTCCCGGCTGCTCCTCGTCCTGCTCATGCTGCTCCCCCTGGCCTCCGTTGGCGCCGGGGCCGGCACGCGCGCGGTGCTGGTGCTCGAGCTGAACCACTCGCTCCGGGACGAGGTGTTCCCGGTGCTCCGAGAGGATGACGTGCTGCTGCCCGTGGAGGACCTGCAGCGGGCCCAGGTCGACGTGAAGGCGCTGGGCGGAAGCAGGGAGACGCTCGAGGGGAAGGCCTACGTGTCGCTCCGCTCGCTGAGCCCGAGCGTGACCTACGAGGTGGACGAGGAGCGCGCGCAGCTGAACCTGACGCTGCCTCCCGAGCTCCTGCCCCTCACCCGGGTGGATCTCCGCTCCAGCCTGCGTCCCGCGCGGTTCCAGCTCAACCAGGGCGCGAGCGCCTTCATGAACTACGGGGCGAGCCTGCGCGGTCGGCAGCTCACACTGTCCACCGAGACGGCGGCGGGCATCGGCGAGCTGCTGGTCTCCACCACGGCGTTCTGGCGTCCCGGCAGCCGCCCCGTCCGGGGACTGTCCCGGCTCACGGTGGACAAGCCCGGGCAGATGCTGAGGACCGTGGTGGGAGATGACCAGGTGGGCAGCGGGCTGCTGGGCGGTGGAGCCGTCATCGGAGGACTCCACCTCTCGCGCAACTTCGAGCTCGATCCCTACTTCCTGCAGACGCCCTCGGCCCACTTCTCGGGGAGCGTGGCCACGCCCTCCACGGTGGACGTCTTCGTCAATGGCAACCGCATCCGCCACGCGGAGCTCCCCCCCGGCCCCTTCGAGCTGGCCAACCTGCCGCTCACCCGAGGCCAGGTGGGCACGCGGTACGTGCTGCGCGATGCCTTCGGTCGGGAGCGCCTGGTGGAGAGCCTCGAGTACGTGTCGGCCGGGCTCCTGGCCCCGGGCGTCTCGGCCTTCAACCTCTCGCTCGGGCTGCGACGCAGGGAGCTGGCCACGGAGAGCTTCCACTACGGCGGGCCGGCCTTCCTGGGGAGGTACCGCAGAGGCCTGAGCCCGCGGCTCACGGGGGGCCTGCGCCTGGAGCTGGCGCGAGGGCTCGCCAGCGGTGGGGCCACGGCCTCGTTCGGACTGCCCATTGGCGAGCTGGAGCTGGCGGTGGCCGGCAGCATCGAGGAGAACCGCCCCGGCGTGGCGGGCTCCGTGTCCTATGGGTACGTCACCGGGAGGCTGGGGCTGCAGGCCTTCCTCCGAGGCATGAGCCGCTCCTACGCCACGCTGTCCCTGGCGTCGGCGTATGACCGCCCGCTCCTGAACGCCAGCACGCACGTGAGCGTGTCGCTCAACCAGAGCTTCCGGCTCGGCGGCGAGTTCTCCACGGCGGTCTACCGGGACGTAGGCGCGCAGTCGCGCGCCGCCCTGATCGGCACGCTGCGGCTGAGCGACACGAGCACGCTCACCCTGTCTGGAGGCGCCCTCCACCGGAAGGTGTCCGGCACGGAGTTCACCAGCCTGCTCACGGTCCACTTCATGCTGGGCGCCCACACCACGGGCAGCGTCTCGGGCCGGAAGGATGCCGCCAGCCCGAGCGCCGGAGTGGAGGTCAGCAGCACCATCCCCAACGAGACCGGCTTCGGCTACCGCGTGCGTGCCGAGGCCGCGGCGCATCCCTGGGGAGAGGCGATGGCGAGCTATCAGGGCACCATGGGCAGATACTCGGCGGGGCTCGAGTGGATTCAAGGAGCGCTCACGCCCACGGCGGAGCTCGCAGGCAGCGTCGTGGCCGTCGGCGGTCAGCTCATGCTGGCGCGTCCCATCGACCAAGGCTTCGCGCTGGTGCGTGTGCCCGGCCTGTCCGGAGCGCGGGTCTTCCTCAACAACCGCGAGGTCGCCCAGACCGACCAGCAGGGCAACGCGCTCATCCCGAACCTGCTCCCGTACCACGGCAACCGACTGTCGATCTCCGATCAGGATGTCCCGGAGGACTTTGGCGTCCCGAACCTGGAGATGCTCGTCGCGCCCTACTCCCGACGCGGCGCCGCCGTCGTGTTCCCCACCCGTCGCATCCGTCCCATCCGTGGCATCGTCGCCCTCCATGGCACGGACGCCTCCGTCCTCGCCTACGGCGATCTCACCCTCGAGGTGGGCAGCGAGGTCCTCCGCTCGCCCATCGGCAGCAAGGGTGAGTTCGAGCTGGAGGGAGTCCCGACCGGAACCCACGAGGCGCGCATCACCTACGCGGGCGGGGTGTGCCGCGCCAGGCTGGAGATCCCCGCGACGGAAGGGAAGTTGATCGAGCTGGATGTAGTGCCTTGCGTCTCACAGTCAGGGGACGATTAA
- a CDS encoding fimbrial biogenesis chaperone, producing the protein MSLKNPNAPWWTRLLLATTVGMVPAGSALAADFQVNPVRIDLNDKTRTALLAVQNSSAESLRLQVSLYEWTQDAQGRVELSPTRDLTHFPSLLMVEPGQSRNIRVGGQLTAGDEEKTYRIIVEQLPTNKPPSSAGTQIHVLTRMSIPLFFAPAKSAPQGRVEGLALQDGAVSFSLRNTGNTHVFAKKAYVKGRDAEGRTVLDQAQVGWYVLAGDERQFSLQVPGELCHRLRELSVKVETDSGTFPATAALSGNHCGR; encoded by the coding sequence ATGTCCCTCAAGAACCCGAACGCTCCCTGGTGGACCCGGCTCCTGCTCGCAACGACCGTGGGGATGGTGCCCGCCGGCTCGGCCCTGGCCGCTGACTTCCAGGTGAACCCGGTGCGGATCGATCTCAATGACAAGACCCGGACGGCGCTGCTCGCGGTCCAGAACTCGAGCGCCGAGTCCCTCCGCCTCCAGGTCTCGCTGTACGAGTGGACGCAGGATGCCCAGGGCAGGGTGGAGCTCTCACCGACCCGGGACCTCACCCACTTCCCCTCCCTGCTGATGGTGGAGCCGGGGCAGTCGCGCAACATCCGGGTCGGCGGCCAGCTCACCGCGGGAGACGAGGAGAAGACCTACCGGATCATCGTGGAGCAGCTGCCCACGAACAAGCCTCCGAGCAGCGCTGGCACGCAGATCCACGTGCTCACCCGCATGTCCATTCCCCTGTTCTTTGCCCCCGCGAAGAGCGCCCCCCAGGGGCGAGTGGAGGGCCTGGCGCTTCAGGATGGGGCGGTCTCCTTCTCCCTGCGCAACACCGGCAACACCCACGTCTTCGCGAAGAAGGCCTACGTCAAGGGACGGGATGCCGAGGGCCGCACCGTGCTCGACCAGGCGCAGGTCGGCTGGTACGTGCTCGCGGGAGACGAGCGCCAGTTCTCGCTCCAGGTGCCGGGCGAGCTCTGCCACCGCCTCCGCGAGCTGTCGGTGAAGGTCGAGACCGACAGCGGAACCTTCCCCGCCACCGCCGCGCTGTCGGGCAACCACTGCGGTCGTTGA
- a CDS encoding Csu type fimbrial protein has product MKTIKNNRLSTLCASIAFLLGSSALAGTATANMSVSATVSNSCTISTTALAFGAFSPTSGQPGNGTSSVSVTCTQDAPLSIMLGEGSYADAASSPDAPLRRMNFGTSYLNYELYQDAALTTLWGDSSNSGKGSIGTGSAENHTVYAKIPSGQNVPAGAYADTLLATVSF; this is encoded by the coding sequence ATGAAGACGATCAAGAACAACCGCCTGTCCACCCTGTGCGCCTCCATCGCGTTCCTGCTCGGCTCGTCCGCCCTGGCCGGCACCGCCACCGCCAACATGTCTGTCAGCGCCACCGTGTCGAACAGCTGCACCATCAGCACCACCGCCCTCGCGTTCGGTGCGTTCAGCCCGACCAGCGGCCAGCCCGGCAACGGCACCAGCTCGGTGAGCGTCACCTGCACCCAGGACGCGCCGCTGTCCATCATGCTCGGTGAGGGCTCCTACGCCGACGCCGCCTCGTCCCCGGACGCCCCGCTGCGCCGCATGAACTTCGGGACGAGCTACCTCAACTACGAGCTCTACCAGGACGCGGCGCTCACCACGCTCTGGGGCGACTCCTCGAACTCGGGCAAGGGGTCCATCGGCACGGGCTCCGCGGAGAACCACACCGTCTACGCGAAGATCCCCAGTGGCCAGAACGTCCCGGCCGGCGCCTACGCCGACACCCTGCTCGCCACCGTCTCGTTCTAG